Proteins encoded together in one Accipiter gentilis chromosome 16, bAccGen1.1, whole genome shotgun sequence window:
- the IL23A gene encoding interleukin-23 subunit alpha isoform X2, protein MASLHRLHLCLCLPPLLLLLLPPAAPAPVTIPGPGPGPRTDWAACKNISRELLQRVATLKEPHQVLEETHLSEEDPKNWPPRIRCSDACDPSTLDTNNTRCLRRILQGLQHYRDLLGSDIFTTRPLPWLEAALDQLLGLVQQEHGRLPRHPMAPSEAWAHPLLQRLALQRLQSFATVISRIFTHSASPR, encoded by the exons ATGGCCTCGCTCCACCGTCTCCacctctgcctctgcctcccgccgctgctgctgctgctgctgccgcccgcggccccggccccggtcacgatcccgggcccgggcccgggcccccgcACCGACTGGGCAGCCTGCAAGAACATCTCCCGGGAGCTGTTGCAGCGGGTGGCGACCCTCAAGGAGCCGCACCAGGTCCTG gaggagaCACACCTGAGTGAGGAGGACCCCAAGAACTGGCCCCCCCGGATCCGCTGTAGCGACGCCTGCGACCCCTCCACGCTGGACACCAACAACACG CGCTGCCTGCGGCGgatcctccaggggctgcagcacTACCGGGACCTGCTGGGCTCTGACATCTTCACCACCCGCCCCCTGCCCTGGCTGGAGGCTGCACTGGACCAGCTGCTGGGCCTTGTCCAG CAGGAGCACGGCCGCCTCCCCCGGCACCCCATGGCCCCCAGCGAAGCCTGGGCCCACCCGCTGCTGCAGCGACTGGCGCTCCAGCGGCTCCAGTCCTTCGCCACCGTCATCAGCCGCATCTTCACCCACAGCGCCAGCCCCCGCTGA
- the IL23A gene encoding interleukin-23 subunit alpha isoform X1, whose translation MASLHRLHLCLCLPPLLLLLLPPAAPAPVTIPGPGPGPRTDWAACKNISRELLQRVATLKEPHQVLEETHLSEEDPKNWPPRIRCSDACDPSTLDTNNTRCLRRILQGLQHYRDLLGSDIFTTRPLPWLEAALDQLLGLVQVSGWGGGRQWQPPRSLFPHCSQGSRRLSAAAAGPLTPLFPQQEHGRLPRHPMAPSEAWAHPLLQRLALQRLQSFATVISRIFTHSASPR comes from the exons ATGGCCTCGCTCCACCGTCTCCacctctgcctctgcctcccgccgctgctgctgctgctgctgccgcccgcggccccggccccggtcacgatcccgggcccgggcccgggcccccgcACCGACTGGGCAGCCTGCAAGAACATCTCCCGGGAGCTGTTGCAGCGGGTGGCGACCCTCAAGGAGCCGCACCAGGTCCTG gaggagaCACACCTGAGTGAGGAGGACCCCAAGAACTGGCCCCCCCGGATCCGCTGTAGCGACGCCTGCGACCCCTCCACGCTGGACACCAACAACACG CGCTGCCTGCGGCGgatcctccaggggctgcagcacTACCGGGACCTGCTGGGCTCTGACATCTTCACCACCCGCCCCCTGCCCTGGCTGGAGGCTGCACTGGACCAGCTGCTGGGCCTTGTCCAGGTGAGTGGCTGGGGGGGCGGGAGGCAGTGGCAGCCCCCAAGGAGCCTGTTCCCCCACTGCAGCCAGGGAAGCAGGCGCCTATCAGCTGCGGCTGCGGGCCCCCTAACCCCACTCTTCCCACAGCAGGAGCACGGCCGCCTCCCCCGGCACCCCATGGCCCCCAGCGAAGCCTGGGCCCACCCGCTGCTGCAGCGACTGGCGCTCCAGCGGCTCCAGTCCTTCGCCACCGTCATCAGCCGCATCTTCACCCACAGCGCCAGCCCCCGCTGA
- the PAN2 gene encoding PAN2-PAN3 deadenylation complex catalytic subunit PAN2 isoform X2 — protein MNFEGLDPSLAEYAPPLHAALDPVLDPHLNPSLLQNVELDPEGVPLEGIAVPESVHLMEGMYSELHTAVSEVGVPVSVSHFDLHEEMLWVGNHGGHATSFFGPTLERYSSFQVNSSDDIRQIQSLENGVLFLTKTNLKYMSRGGLIIFDYLMDESEDMHSLLLTDSSTLLVGGLQNHVIEIDLNTVQETQKYTVEVPGITIMRQSNRFFFCGHTSGKVSLRDLRTFVVEHEFDAYSGSLSDFDVHGNLLVTCGFSSRMNGLACDRFLKVYDLRMMRATTPLQVHIDPFFLRFIPTYTSRLAIISQTGQCQFCEPTGLANPADIFHVNTVGPLIMTFDVSASKQALAFGDSEGCVHLWADSPEVTFNAYSRETDFALPCIVDTLPHLDWNQDLVPLSLIPVPLTSDTLLSDWPAANSAPAPRRAPPVDPEILRTMKKVGFIGYAPNPRTKLRNQIPYRLKETDNEFDSFSQVPESPIGREEEPHLYMVAKKYRKVTIKYSKLGLEDFDFKHYNKTLFAGLEPHIPNAYCNCMIQVLYFLEPVRCLVQNHLCQKEFCLGCELGLLFHMLDLSRGDPCQGSNFLRAFRTIPEASALGLILADSDEATGKVNLGRLIQSWNRFILTQLHQETQEQEGPQAYRGAGSSFGSSGDSVIGQLFSCEMENCSMCRCGKETVRVSSTLLFTLSYPESTEKPVKDYEFAQILKRSICLEQNTQAWCENCEKYQPTVQTRNIRCLPDVLVINCEVNSSKEADFWKTQAEYAFQRAMMKRGGFEITKGKEISLGEWKELGNPDTGHSYPSVEELKNIWIPHAIKMRLTKSKELDVCNWSESDELSPTDDPESVYVYDLMATVVHILDSRTGGSLVGHIKVGETYHQRKEGVTHQQWYLFNDFLIEPVDKCEAVQFDMSWKVPAILYYARRNLNAKYNLVIKNPIEASVLLAEASLARKQRKCHATFIPLMLNEMPQAGDLVGLDAEFVTLNEEEAELRSDGTKSTIKPSQMSVARITCVRGQGPNEGVPFIDDYISTQEQVVDYLTQYSGIKPGDLDAKISSKHLTTLKSTYLKLRFLIDVGVKFVGHGLQKDFRVINLMVPKDQVIDTVYLFHIPRKRMISLRFLAWYFLDLKIQGETHDSIEDARTALQLYRKYLELSPQGAEPEDFRKVLKGLYEKGRKMDWKVPEPDTQSSPKHGAVYPPVLAL, from the exons ATGAATTTTGAAGGTCTTGACCCCTCCCTTGCCGAGTATGCTCCCCCCCTCCACGCTGCACTGGACCCTGTCCTGGACCCCCATCTCAACCCCAGCTTGCTGCAGAACGTGGAGCTGGATCCTGAGGGGGTGCCGTTAGAGGGTATCGCCGTGCCAGAGTCGGTGCACCTCATGGAGGGCATGTACAGTGAGCTGCACACCGCCGTCTCTGAAGTGGGGGTGCCCGTCTCTGTCTCCCATTTCGACCTGCATGAAGAAATGCTGTGGGTTGGGAACCACGGG GGCCACGCTACCTCTTTCTTCGGCCCGACGCTGGAGCGATACTCCTCCTTCCAAGTGAACAGCAGTGATGACATCCGCCAGATCCAGAGCCTGGAGAATGGTGTCCTTTTTCTGACCAAAACCAACCTGAAGTACATGTCCCGGGGGGGCCTCATCATTTTTGACTACCT CATGGACGAGTCTGAGGACATGCACAGTCTCCTGCTGACAGACAGCAGCACACTGCTCGTTGGTGGGCTGCAGAACCATGTCATTGAGATAGACCTCAACACAGTCCAGGAGACTCAGAAG TACACTGTGGAGGTTCCTGGCATCACCATCATGAGGCAATCAAACCGCTTCTTTTTCTGTGGGCACACCTCAGGGAAG GTCTCCCTGCGTGATCTGCGCACATTTGTGGTAGAGCACGAATTTGATGCGTACTCGGGCAGCTTGTCTGATTTTGATGTCCACGGGAACCTGCTGGTGACCTGCGGCTTCTCCAGCCGAATGAACGGCCTCGCCTGTGACCGCTTCCTGAAGGTGTACGACCTGCGCATGATGCGGGCCACCACGCCGCTGCAGGTCCACATTGACCCCTTCTTCCTCCGCTTCATCCCCACCTACACCTCCCGCCTGGCCATCATCTCCCAGACAG GTCAGTGCCAGTTCTGTGAGCCCACCGGCCTCGCCAACCCTGCTGACATCTTCCACGTGAACACCGTTGGGCCCCTGATCATGACCTTTGACGTCTCGGCCAGCAAGCAGGCCCTGGCCTTCGGCGACTCGGAGGGGTGCGTCCACCTCTGGGCCGACTCCCCAGAGGTCACCTTCAATGCCTACTCCCGGGAGACCGACTTTGCCTTGCCCTGCATTGTGGACACGCTGCCCCACTTGGACTGGAACCAGGACCTTGTGCCACTTTCGCTCATCCCTGTGCCGCTGACCAGCGACACCCTGCTCTCCGACTGGCCCGCTGCCAACTCTGCCCCGGCACCCCG GCGAGCCCCTCCAGTAGATCCTGAAATTTTGCGCACTATGAAGAAAGTGGGGTTCATTGGCTATGCCCCAAACCCAAGGACCAAGCTCCGCAACCAG ATTCCCTATCGGTTAAAAGAGACGGACAACGAGTTTGACAGCTTCAGCCAAGTCCCTGAGTCCCCAATTGGCCGGGAAGAGGAGCCACACCTCTACATGGTGGCCAAGAAGTATAGAAAG GTCACGATCAAATACTCCAAGCTGGGGCTGGAAGACTTTGACTTCAAGCATTACAACAAGACGCTGTTTGCGGGCCTGGAGCCCCATATCCCCAATGCCTACTGCAACTGCATGATCCAG GTGTTGTATTTCTTGGAGCCGGTCCGCTGCCTGGTCCAGAACCACCTGTGCCAGAAGGAGTTCTGCCTGGGCTGTGAGCTAGGCTTGCTCTTCCACATGCTGGACCTGTCCCGAGGAGACCCCTGCCAG ggaagCAACTTTTTGCGGGCTTTCCGCACAATCCCAGAGGCTTCAGCACTGGGGCTCATCCTGGCTGACTCGGACGAAGccacagggaaggtgaacctGGGACGGCTGATTCAGAGCTGGAACCGTTTCATCCTTACTCAACTGCACCAGGAAACCCAAGAGCAGGAGGGACCACAGGCATATCGGGGTGCTGGCAGCAG CTTTGGGTCCTCAGGGGACTCGGTTATCGGGCAGCTGTTCAGCTGTGAGATGGAGAACTGCAGCATGTGTCGCTGTGGCAAGGAAACGGTCCGCGTGTCCTCCACGCTGCTCTTCACCCTCTCCTACCCTGAGAGCACTG aaaagccAGTCAAAGATTATGAGTTTGCCCAAATTTTAAAGCGAAGCATTTGCTTGGAGCAGAACACACAAGCCTGGTGTGAGAACTGTGAGAAGTACCAGCCCACG GTCCAGACCCGGAACATCCGCTGCCTGCCGGACGTCCTGGTCATTAACTGTGAGGTGAACAGCTCCAAGGAGGCAGATTTCTGGAAGACACAGGCTGAG TATGCCTTTCAGAGAGCCATGATGAAGAGAGGAGGCTTTGAGATCACCAAAGGCAAAGAAATCTCTCTTGGAGAGTG GAAGGAGCTGGGGAACCCCGACACAGGGCATTCATATCCTTCTGTGGAGGAACTGAAGAACATTTGGATCCCTCACGCCATCAAGATGAGGCTGACCAAGAGCAAGGAGCTAGATGTCTGCAACTGGAGTGAGAGTGATGAG ctgagcccaACCGATGACCCTGAGTCGGTTTATGTCTATGATCTAATGGCCACTGTCGTCCACATCCTGGATTCCCGCACAGGGGGCAGCCTGGTGGGGCACATCAAAGTGGGAGAGACCTACCACCAAAGGAAGGAG GGAGTCACACACCAGCAGTGGTATCTCTTCAACGACTTCCTCATTGAGCCTGTGGATAAG tgCGAGGCAGTGCAGTTTGACATGAGCTGGAAGGTGCCGGCTATCCTGTACTACGCCCGGCGCAACCTCAACGCCAAGTACAACCTCGTCA TCAAGAACCCGATCGAAGCCAGCGTGCTGCTGGCAGAGGCCTCCTTGGCTCGCAAGCAGCGCAAGTGCCATGCCACCTTCATCCCCCTCATGTTGAACGAGATGCCGCAGGCGGGCGACCTGGTGGGGCTGGACGCCGAATTTGTCACGCTGAATGAG GAGGAGGCTGAGCTTCGCAGCGATGGGACCAAGTCCACCATCAAGCCCAGCCAGATGTCGGTGGCCAGGATCACGTGCGTGCGCGGCCAGGGCCCTAACGAGGGCGTCCCCTTCATTGACGACTATATCTCCACCCAAGAACAG GTAGTGGATTACCTGACCCAGTACTCGGGGATCAAGCCAGGGGACCTGGATGCCAAGATCTCCTCCAAGCACCTCACCACTCTCAAATCCACCTACCTGAAGCTGCGCTTCCTCATCGATGTGGGAGTCAAGTTTGTGGGCCATGGGCTGCAGAAGGACTTCCGTGTCATCAACCTAATG gtGCCCAAGGACCAGGTGATCGACACCGTCTACCTGTTCCACATCCCGAGGAAGAGGATGATTTCCCTGCGCTTCCTCGCCTGGTACTTCCTGG ACCTGAAGATCCAGGGCGAGACCCACGATAGCATCGAGGACGCGCGCACGGCGCTGCAGCTCTACCGCAAGTACCTGGAGCTGAGCCCGCAGGGTGCTGAGCCCGAGGACTTCCGCAAGGTGCTCAAGGGCCTCTACGAGAAGGGGCGCAAGATGGACTGGAAGGTGCCCGAGCCTGACACCCAGAGCAGCCCCAAGC ATGGGGCCGTGTACCCCCCCGTGCTGGCCCTGTGA
- the PAN2 gene encoding PAN2-PAN3 deadenylation complex catalytic subunit PAN2 isoform X1 has product MNFEGLDPSLAEYAPPLHAALDPVLDPHLNPSLLQNVELDPEGVPLEGIAVPESVHLMEGMYSELHTAVSEVGVPVSVSHFDLHEEMLWVGNHGGHATSFFGPTLERYSSFQVNSSDDIRQIQSLENGVLFLTKTNLKYMSRGGLIIFDYLMDESEDMHSLLLTDSSTLLVGGLQNHVIEIDLNTVQETQKYTVEVPGITIMRQSNRFFFCGHTSGKVSLRDLRTFVVEHEFDAYSGSLSDFDVHGNLLVTCGFSSRMNGLACDRFLKVYDLRMMRATTPLQVHIDPFFLRFIPTYTSRLAIISQTGQCQFCEPTGLANPADIFHVNTVGPLIMTFDVSASKQALAFGDSEGCVHLWADSPEVTFNAYSRETDFALPCIVDTLPHLDWNQDLVPLSLIPVPLTSDTLLSDWPAANSAPAPRRAPPVDPEILRTMKKVGFIGYAPNPRTKLRNQIPYRLKETDNEFDSFSQVPESPIGREEEPHLYMVAKKYRKVTIKYSKLGLEDFDFKHYNKTLFAGLEPHIPNAYCNCMIQVLYFLEPVRCLVQNHLCQKEFCLGCELGLLFHMLDLSRGDPCQGSNFLRAFRTIPEASALGLILADSDEATGKVNLGRLIQSWNRFILTQLHQETQEQEGPQAYRGAGSSSFGSSGDSVIGQLFSCEMENCSMCRCGKETVRVSSTLLFTLSYPESTEKPVKDYEFAQILKRSICLEQNTQAWCENCEKYQPTVQTRNIRCLPDVLVINCEVNSSKEADFWKTQAEYAFQRAMMKRGGFEITKGKEISLGEWKELGNPDTGHSYPSVEELKNIWIPHAIKMRLTKSKELDVCNWSESDELSPTDDPESVYVYDLMATVVHILDSRTGGSLVGHIKVGETYHQRKEGVTHQQWYLFNDFLIEPVDKCEAVQFDMSWKVPAILYYARRNLNAKYNLVIKNPIEASVLLAEASLARKQRKCHATFIPLMLNEMPQAGDLVGLDAEFVTLNEEEAELRSDGTKSTIKPSQMSVARITCVRGQGPNEGVPFIDDYISTQEQVVDYLTQYSGIKPGDLDAKISSKHLTTLKSTYLKLRFLIDVGVKFVGHGLQKDFRVINLMVPKDQVIDTVYLFHIPRKRMISLRFLAWYFLDLKIQGETHDSIEDARTALQLYRKYLELSPQGAEPEDFRKVLKGLYEKGRKMDWKVPEPDTQSSPKHGAVYPPVLAL; this is encoded by the exons ATGAATTTTGAAGGTCTTGACCCCTCCCTTGCCGAGTATGCTCCCCCCCTCCACGCTGCACTGGACCCTGTCCTGGACCCCCATCTCAACCCCAGCTTGCTGCAGAACGTGGAGCTGGATCCTGAGGGGGTGCCGTTAGAGGGTATCGCCGTGCCAGAGTCGGTGCACCTCATGGAGGGCATGTACAGTGAGCTGCACACCGCCGTCTCTGAAGTGGGGGTGCCCGTCTCTGTCTCCCATTTCGACCTGCATGAAGAAATGCTGTGGGTTGGGAACCACGGG GGCCACGCTACCTCTTTCTTCGGCCCGACGCTGGAGCGATACTCCTCCTTCCAAGTGAACAGCAGTGATGACATCCGCCAGATCCAGAGCCTGGAGAATGGTGTCCTTTTTCTGACCAAAACCAACCTGAAGTACATGTCCCGGGGGGGCCTCATCATTTTTGACTACCT CATGGACGAGTCTGAGGACATGCACAGTCTCCTGCTGACAGACAGCAGCACACTGCTCGTTGGTGGGCTGCAGAACCATGTCATTGAGATAGACCTCAACACAGTCCAGGAGACTCAGAAG TACACTGTGGAGGTTCCTGGCATCACCATCATGAGGCAATCAAACCGCTTCTTTTTCTGTGGGCACACCTCAGGGAAG GTCTCCCTGCGTGATCTGCGCACATTTGTGGTAGAGCACGAATTTGATGCGTACTCGGGCAGCTTGTCTGATTTTGATGTCCACGGGAACCTGCTGGTGACCTGCGGCTTCTCCAGCCGAATGAACGGCCTCGCCTGTGACCGCTTCCTGAAGGTGTACGACCTGCGCATGATGCGGGCCACCACGCCGCTGCAGGTCCACATTGACCCCTTCTTCCTCCGCTTCATCCCCACCTACACCTCCCGCCTGGCCATCATCTCCCAGACAG GTCAGTGCCAGTTCTGTGAGCCCACCGGCCTCGCCAACCCTGCTGACATCTTCCACGTGAACACCGTTGGGCCCCTGATCATGACCTTTGACGTCTCGGCCAGCAAGCAGGCCCTGGCCTTCGGCGACTCGGAGGGGTGCGTCCACCTCTGGGCCGACTCCCCAGAGGTCACCTTCAATGCCTACTCCCGGGAGACCGACTTTGCCTTGCCCTGCATTGTGGACACGCTGCCCCACTTGGACTGGAACCAGGACCTTGTGCCACTTTCGCTCATCCCTGTGCCGCTGACCAGCGACACCCTGCTCTCCGACTGGCCCGCTGCCAACTCTGCCCCGGCACCCCG GCGAGCCCCTCCAGTAGATCCTGAAATTTTGCGCACTATGAAGAAAGTGGGGTTCATTGGCTATGCCCCAAACCCAAGGACCAAGCTCCGCAACCAG ATTCCCTATCGGTTAAAAGAGACGGACAACGAGTTTGACAGCTTCAGCCAAGTCCCTGAGTCCCCAATTGGCCGGGAAGAGGAGCCACACCTCTACATGGTGGCCAAGAAGTATAGAAAG GTCACGATCAAATACTCCAAGCTGGGGCTGGAAGACTTTGACTTCAAGCATTACAACAAGACGCTGTTTGCGGGCCTGGAGCCCCATATCCCCAATGCCTACTGCAACTGCATGATCCAG GTGTTGTATTTCTTGGAGCCGGTCCGCTGCCTGGTCCAGAACCACCTGTGCCAGAAGGAGTTCTGCCTGGGCTGTGAGCTAGGCTTGCTCTTCCACATGCTGGACCTGTCCCGAGGAGACCCCTGCCAG ggaagCAACTTTTTGCGGGCTTTCCGCACAATCCCAGAGGCTTCAGCACTGGGGCTCATCCTGGCTGACTCGGACGAAGccacagggaaggtgaacctGGGACGGCTGATTCAGAGCTGGAACCGTTTCATCCTTACTCAACTGCACCAGGAAACCCAAGAGCAGGAGGGACCACAGGCATATCGGGGTGCTGGCAGCAG CAGCTTTGGGTCCTCAGGGGACTCGGTTATCGGGCAGCTGTTCAGCTGTGAGATGGAGAACTGCAGCATGTGTCGCTGTGGCAAGGAAACGGTCCGCGTGTCCTCCACGCTGCTCTTCACCCTCTCCTACCCTGAGAGCACTG aaaagccAGTCAAAGATTATGAGTTTGCCCAAATTTTAAAGCGAAGCATTTGCTTGGAGCAGAACACACAAGCCTGGTGTGAGAACTGTGAGAAGTACCAGCCCACG GTCCAGACCCGGAACATCCGCTGCCTGCCGGACGTCCTGGTCATTAACTGTGAGGTGAACAGCTCCAAGGAGGCAGATTTCTGGAAGACACAGGCTGAG TATGCCTTTCAGAGAGCCATGATGAAGAGAGGAGGCTTTGAGATCACCAAAGGCAAAGAAATCTCTCTTGGAGAGTG GAAGGAGCTGGGGAACCCCGACACAGGGCATTCATATCCTTCTGTGGAGGAACTGAAGAACATTTGGATCCCTCACGCCATCAAGATGAGGCTGACCAAGAGCAAGGAGCTAGATGTCTGCAACTGGAGTGAGAGTGATGAG ctgagcccaACCGATGACCCTGAGTCGGTTTATGTCTATGATCTAATGGCCACTGTCGTCCACATCCTGGATTCCCGCACAGGGGGCAGCCTGGTGGGGCACATCAAAGTGGGAGAGACCTACCACCAAAGGAAGGAG GGAGTCACACACCAGCAGTGGTATCTCTTCAACGACTTCCTCATTGAGCCTGTGGATAAG tgCGAGGCAGTGCAGTTTGACATGAGCTGGAAGGTGCCGGCTATCCTGTACTACGCCCGGCGCAACCTCAACGCCAAGTACAACCTCGTCA TCAAGAACCCGATCGAAGCCAGCGTGCTGCTGGCAGAGGCCTCCTTGGCTCGCAAGCAGCGCAAGTGCCATGCCACCTTCATCCCCCTCATGTTGAACGAGATGCCGCAGGCGGGCGACCTGGTGGGGCTGGACGCCGAATTTGTCACGCTGAATGAG GAGGAGGCTGAGCTTCGCAGCGATGGGACCAAGTCCACCATCAAGCCCAGCCAGATGTCGGTGGCCAGGATCACGTGCGTGCGCGGCCAGGGCCCTAACGAGGGCGTCCCCTTCATTGACGACTATATCTCCACCCAAGAACAG GTAGTGGATTACCTGACCCAGTACTCGGGGATCAAGCCAGGGGACCTGGATGCCAAGATCTCCTCCAAGCACCTCACCACTCTCAAATCCACCTACCTGAAGCTGCGCTTCCTCATCGATGTGGGAGTCAAGTTTGTGGGCCATGGGCTGCAGAAGGACTTCCGTGTCATCAACCTAATG gtGCCCAAGGACCAGGTGATCGACACCGTCTACCTGTTCCACATCCCGAGGAAGAGGATGATTTCCCTGCGCTTCCTCGCCTGGTACTTCCTGG ACCTGAAGATCCAGGGCGAGACCCACGATAGCATCGAGGACGCGCGCACGGCGCTGCAGCTCTACCGCAAGTACCTGGAGCTGAGCCCGCAGGGTGCTGAGCCCGAGGACTTCCGCAAGGTGCTCAAGGGCCTCTACGAGAAGGGGCGCAAGATGGACTGGAAGGTGCCCGAGCCTGACACCCAGAGCAGCCCCAAGC ATGGGGCCGTGTACCCCCCCGTGCTGGCCCTGTGA
- the CNPY2 gene encoding protein canopy homolog 2, which translates to MRGQIPPVLCLAAALAALLPTACTRRSQDLHCGACRALVDELEWEIAQVDPRKTIQMGSFRINPDGSQSVVEVPYARSEAHLTELLERVCEKMKEYGEKVDPSTHRKSYVRVISHDGTKMDLSGVKIDGDVASSLKFACESIAEEYEDELIEFLSHEADNVKDRLCSKRTDLCDHALHIPHDEL; encoded by the exons ATGAGGGGCCAGATCCCACCCGTGCTCTGCCTGGCCGCGGCCCTGGCTGCGCTGCTCCCCACTGCCTGCACCCGCCGGAGCCAGGACCTGCACTGCGGAG CGTGCCGGGCACTCGTGGATGAGCTGGAGTGGGAGATCGCCCAGGTCGACCCCAGGAAAACCATCCAGATGGGCTCCTTCCGGATCAACCCCGACGGCAGCCAGTCAGTCGTGGAG GTGCCCTACGCCAGGTCAGAGGCACATCTGACAGAGCTGCTGGAGCGAGTGTGTGAGAAGATGAAGGAATACGGAGAAAAAGTGGATCCGTCCACACACCGGAAGAGTTATGTCCGGGTGATCTCCCACGACGGGACCAAGATGGACCTCTCCGGGGTCAAAATCGATGGAGACGTGGCTTCTAGCCTGAAATTTGCG TGTGAGAGCATCGCCGAGGAGTATGAGGACGAACTCATTGAATTCCTTTCCCACGAGGCCGACAATGTCAAGGACCGGCTTTGCAGCAAGCGGACGG ACCTGTGCGACCACGCGCTCCACATCCCACATGACGAGCTGTGA